The genomic interval CGAATTATGTGTTCGGAGGAAACAAAGTGTTAGGTTCGTATTTCAGCTCACTGGGAAATACGCAGCTTAAATGGGAAAGCACAACCATGACCAACCTTGGGGTTGACGTCGCGCTTTTTAATAACAGTGTCACCTTCACCGCAGAAACTTACAACCGTAAAACGGACGGACTGCTTTTGCAGGTTCCGATCCCTAACTCGATTGGTTACTCTACTTCTCCCCTTTCCAACATCGGAAGTATGAAAAACTGGGGATATGAATTTCAACTGGGATACAGTAAAAACGATGGAGATTTTAAATGGAATGCATCTGTAAACCTGGATATTACGCGCAACAAAGTGTTAAGCCTGGCTACCCCAAGCGCCGCTTTGTTTTCAGGCAGTAATTCCGATTTCGGTGGTTTTGATGTAACAAAAACTGAAACTGATCATCCAATCCAGTCTTTCTTTGGCTGGCAGGTAGACGGTATTTTCCAGAACCAGGGTGAAATTGACACATATAATGCGAAAGACGGAGATGACAAAACCAAATACCAGGACCAGGCTGCACCGGGAGATATCCGCTTCAAGGACCTGAACGGTGATGGCAAAATCGATGCAAGTGACAGAACTTATATCGGCAGTTTTATTCCTAAATTCAGTTACGGCGGCAATTTTGGCGGAAGTTTCAAAAACTTTGATTTCACCGTTTATCTTCAGGGCGTTCAGGGAAACAAAATTTACAACGGAACGAAGGTGATCGAACAGGGAATGCTTCGTTTATTCAATGCCGGAACGGATGTGCTCAATGCCTGGACTCCAACATATACTGATACGGACGTGCCAAGGGCAATTAGCGGTGATCCAAACAATAACAGCCGCACCAGTGACAGGTTTGTTGAAAATGGCTCCTACATGCGTATTAAAAATTTCAGTATTGGTTACACAATTCCTGCCAAAACTTTGGCTTCATTAACGCATGACGCCATCACAAAAGCACGCATCTACGTATCGGCTACCAACCTGCTGACTTTTACCAAATACTCGGGGCTGGACCCTGAAATTGGTGTAAACGGCTCTTCCAATGACTCGGCCACACAGCTGATCAATGGCATTGATTATGGAATGTATCCTCAGCCCAGGACTTTGCAGGTTGGCCTGAGTGTTGGTTTTTAAATGTGAAAATTTCAAAAAAATATTAAAATAAAATGAAAAGGAACCTGATATTCACATACGCTCTGATGCTGGGGATTGTGTTCGGCTGCAATGATGATGCGCTGGACAAACTCAACCCAAACGGAGTAACAGTAGACGGATTTTACAAAAACGGATCGGAGCTTTCCAGTGGTGTAACTAGTGTATATTCCATGCTAAAAGCCAATAACCTGGTTGCAAGGGAATGGTTTTTTACCCACGACCTGCGTAGCGATGACGTCGCAGCGGGAGGCGGACAACTTGAAACTCCCCGGAACCAGCTCTTGTTAGGAACACATGATACCGGAAACTCAGTAATGGGGACAGTATGGCTGGCTTATTACCGCCTGATCCACAGAGCCAATTCAGTTGTTGACAACTCCACCAAAGTAACGGATCTGTCTGATACAGATAAAAACAGGTTATTGGCAGAAGCACGTTTTTTGAGAGCTTACGCTTATTACGAACTCGCCAGTATGTGGGGCGGGGTGCCTTTATACAAAAATTACGTTTTAACAGTTGACGGCAGTTTGCCCAGGTCCCCGCAGGCAGAAGTATTTGATTATGCTATTGCCGAACTTACAGCAATTCAGGCCGATCTGCCTGCAACTTATGATGCTGCCAATCAGGGAAGAGCAACCAAAGGCGCTGCCCAGATGCTGCTGGCACGTGTTTATCTTCAAAAAGGTGATTATCCCAATGCAAAAACTGAACTGCTGAAAGTGTACAGTTCCGGTACTTACGCGCTGGTTGATAATTACAACGATAACTTTTTAGAAGAAACGGAATTCAACAAGGAATCAATCTTTGAGGTTAACTTCTTCCCATCAGGTGGCGTTTACAATTGGGATGGAGATGGAAACGGAGCAACTGCGGGTACTGAAACGGTTAGAACCCAGGAATATTCTGCAATCGGATGGCGAAATGTAATTCCTTCCAACGCTTTGTTATCAGATTTTGAAAAAACGACTAAAGGCGATACGAAAACGGATCCGCGTTATGACTTTTCATTTTATTTCACCGGGGAGAAATACAACAACGGAGCTAATACACTGACCGACGGCCAGCAAAATGGTAATTCATCGGTAGTGGATGGGGTGACGCAAAAGGTGAGCTGGCAGAAATATTCTCTGATGTATAAAATGAATGAATCCTTTCTGACCGGTGGTATCAATCAGCGTATTATGCGTTTTGCTGAAACGATCCTTTCTCTTGCGGAAGTCGAAAACGAAGCAGGAAACATTACAGAAGCAGTAAAATACCTGAACATGATACGCGCGCGTAAAAGTGTGAGCATGCCTGCTTATCCAACGGCAAGATTTCCGGTAACCACAAAAGACCAGGTTTTCGCAGCCATTATGCACGAAAGGCGGGTTGAACACAGCGGAGAGCAAATCCGTAACAGGGATATTTTAAGATGGAGAAAACTTGGAAAACTAAAAGCAGAGCCACTGAGTTATTTTCAGGCCAATAAACATGAGTTATTACCAATTCCGCAACAGGAAGTTGATAACAATTCTAAAATTGAACCAGCAGACCAAAATCCCGGATATTAATTAAAAGTGCTTAGCCACGAATCCACTAATTTACACGAATGGTTTTTACAGCAATCGTACAAATTAGTGGATTCGTGGCTAAAAAAATTCAGTAACCAAAGATATCTGAGGGTAAAAAAACTGAATAAATCATTACCTTTTACAATGAAAAAAATACTTGCCTCCCTCCTTTTACCAGCTATCATATTCAGTTTGACGGATTGCAGCAAGAAAAAAGAAGCCCTTTTTGAAGCACATTACTCAAATGAAACAAAAATTAATTTCTCCAATAAGCTAACGCCCAACGATTCCATTAATCCATTCACATTTACTAATTTTTATAACGGAGGTGGTGTCGGAATTGGCGATGTCAATAATGATGGCAAAGCTGATATTTTCTTTGGCGGTAACCAGGTGAGCTGCAGGCTTTATCTCAGCAAAATTGACACGCTGAATAAAAAATGGGAATTCGAGGATATTACTGAAATGGCCGGTGTGAAAACCGATCGCTGGTGTACGGGTATTTCGATGGTTGATATTAACCAGGATGGACTGCTCGATATTTATGTGAGTGTTGCCAAACATACACGAATGCGCAATAGCGAAAACCTTCTTTTTGTTAATCAGGGAATTGGTAAGGGCAAAATTCCTGTTTTTAAGGAAATGGCCAAAGATTATGGCCTGGATGACAATTCCTTTACAGTACAAACTGCATTTTTTGATGCTGATCTGGATGGAGACCTGGATGCATACCTGATGAACTCAGCACCCGATCTGCAAAACCCTAATTATCTGCGGCAAACCTATAATGATGGCTCCTATCCCAGCACAGGAAAACTTTATCTTAATGAAGGATCAGGAAAAAATGGATTGCCGGTTTACACCAATATCTCCGGAGAAGCCGGTGTAAAATACGAAGGCCTGGGACTTGGACTGGCAATCAGTGATCTGAACAAGGACGGTTTTCCTGATATATATTGTTCCAATGACTTCATCAGCAGTGATATTTTATACCTGAATTCGGGATTGACAAAAAACAAAAAACCTGCTTTTGGGAATGTGATCAAACAGGCCACTGCACACACAAGTTTGTACGGAATGGGGCTGGATATTGCGGACATCAACAATGATACTTATCCTGACATTATACAGCTCGACATGCTTCCTGAAGACAATTTCCGTCAAAAGAAAATGCTTGCAGGCCAGGATTATGACCGCAAAGAAATGAGCATTTCACCGCAGTATGATTACCAGCTGCAATACATGCGCAATATGCTTCAGCTTAACCTGGGAAATATTTCAGGGCAAAACAAAAAAGCTAATTCACTTGTTTTCAGCGAAATCGGGCTATTGGCCGGCATTGCAAAAACTGACTGGAGCTGGGCACCGTTGATTGCTGATTATGACAACGACGGATGGAAAGATGTATTTATTACCAACGGTTATCGCAGGGACGTAACCGACCGGGATTTTATTTTGTACAAGGAAGATTTTTCGAATTTTGGCACCAATAATTTTAAACAGCAGAATGCACTCGAACTGATCGAAAAAGTACCGGAAGTAAAAATTGCCAACTACGCATACCGCAACTCCGGTGACCTTACTTTTGCCAATGTTTCAGAAAACTGGGGACTGAATGAATTATCATACTCAAACGGAGCAGCCTATGCAGACCTGGACGGAGACGGAGATCTGGATATGGTTGTAAATAATATTGATTCGGAAGCATTTGTGTATCAGAATACAGCCAGTGAAAAAGGGAATGGTAATTACCTGAATATTACGCTAAAAGGGGAAAAGGGAAACCTCCAGGGCATCGGGAGTAAGGTCACGATCTGGGCCGGTGGCACTGTACAATATTCCGAACTTTCTGTGGTCAGGAGTTTTCAGTCTTCCGTTGATCCGATGCTGCATTTTGGAACAGGAAATAAAAAATTTATAGATAGTATTGAAGTTATTTGGCCGGGAGGAATGAGCCAGAAACTGTCTAAAATCCCTGTGAACCAGCGACTAGTAATTTCTAAAAAGAATGCTTCCCTTTTAGAAAAACCGCAGGAAAAATCAGTTCAGCAAACCTATTTTACTGATATTACCGACGAGGTAAATATTGATTTTAATCACACTGCATCCGGTTTTGTTGATTTTAAACAAACTGCTGCTTTACACAAAATGTTATCCAAAAATGGTTTCCCCATGGCTGTGGCCGATGTGAACAACGATGGCCTGGATGATATTTTTGTTGGTGGCAGTTATCTGAAAGGCAAACCTACC from Dyadobacter sp. NIV53 carries:
- a CDS encoding RagB/SusD family nutrient uptake outer membrane protein, translating into MKRNLIFTYALMLGIVFGCNDDALDKLNPNGVTVDGFYKNGSELSSGVTSVYSMLKANNLVAREWFFTHDLRSDDVAAGGGQLETPRNQLLLGTHDTGNSVMGTVWLAYYRLIHRANSVVDNSTKVTDLSDTDKNRLLAEARFLRAYAYYELASMWGGVPLYKNYVLTVDGSLPRSPQAEVFDYAIAELTAIQADLPATYDAANQGRATKGAAQMLLARVYLQKGDYPNAKTELLKVYSSGTYALVDNYNDNFLEETEFNKESIFEVNFFPSGGVYNWDGDGNGATAGTETVRTQEYSAIGWRNVIPSNALLSDFEKTTKGDTKTDPRYDFSFYFTGEKYNNGANTLTDGQQNGNSSVVDGVTQKVSWQKYSLMYKMNESFLTGGINQRIMRFAETILSLAEVENEAGNITEAVKYLNMIRARKSVSMPAYPTARFPVTTKDQVFAAIMHERRVEHSGEQIRNRDILRWRKLGKLKAEPLSYFQANKHELLPIPQQEVDNNSKIEPADQNPGY
- a CDS encoding VCBS repeat-containing protein; the protein is MKKILASLLLPAIIFSLTDCSKKKEALFEAHYSNETKINFSNKLTPNDSINPFTFTNFYNGGGVGIGDVNNDGKADIFFGGNQVSCRLYLSKIDTLNKKWEFEDITEMAGVKTDRWCTGISMVDINQDGLLDIYVSVAKHTRMRNSENLLFVNQGIGKGKIPVFKEMAKDYGLDDNSFTVQTAFFDADLDGDLDAYLMNSAPDLQNPNYLRQTYNDGSYPSTGKLYLNEGSGKNGLPVYTNISGEAGVKYEGLGLGLAISDLNKDGFPDIYCSNDFISSDILYLNSGLTKNKKPAFGNVIKQATAHTSLYGMGLDIADINNDTYPDIIQLDMLPEDNFRQKKMLAGQDYDRKEMSISPQYDYQLQYMRNMLQLNLGNISGQNKKANSLVFSEIGLLAGIAKTDWSWAPLIADYDNDGWKDVFITNGYRRDVTDRDFILYKEDFSNFGTNNFKQQNALELIEKVPEVKIANYAYRNSGDLTFANVSENWGLNELSYSNGAAYADLDGDGDLDMVVNNIDSEAFVYQNTASEKGNGNYLNITLKGEKGNLQGIGSKVTIWAGGTVQYSELSVVRSFQSSVDPMLHFGTGNKKFIDSIEVIWPGGMSQKLSKIPVNQRLVISKKNASLLEKPQEKSVQQTYFTDITDEVNIDFNHTASGFVDFKQTAALHKMLSKNGFPMAVADVNNDGLDDIFVGGSYLKGKPTLLLQQTSGKFKKQIIAQDSLHENVAGIFFDADGDKDVDLFIVNGGNQLPVSDKSYYTSQLYLNDGKGNFQLAPAGTLPDFSLSGSCIASNDFDKDGDQDLFIGGRMIPGKYPLPARSYLLRNDTMNGIAKFTDVTRQFCPGLLQAGLVCTALWADTNGDGFDDLVLAGEWMPVNIYESKKGKSFQIASLQNGLRLHTGWWNNLAAADFDKDGDVDFIAGNEGLNTFYRASEKEPMKIVAKDFNNDGVFDPLMGYFIQGVRYPSVPRDALNQQVIQFRRKFAHYADYAKVSFEELLNSEEKRRLIRPKLPHSGAPISKIWVMEISKCILCLLRHRKLRYLVLQ